AATTTTCTTCTGATTTTGATTACATTTTCCATTTGCTATTGATTTGCAtgtggttttaaaaaacactGCTCTGCTTCACCTTACATAACTTCCCTCTTAAACACTATTATTGAAGCATGTTGCCTTCGGTTGCGCTCTCCTTGAGAGCATCACAAAACttaacagaacaaaaaaaaaccaccgaCACTAAACAAACTGGAGGCTACGCTTTCCGCACCATCTAGAGCGCCATTTTCCCTCTGGCCAACGCTACGAATATCCTCTCTTTTCCCAAACAGTGAACACGCAACGGTGTGAAACACAAAcctttgtttaaaaaaaagaaaaaaatctaatcaaTTCTGCAGCCAAGCCAACATTTACACGTGCAGACAAACCTTACAATAACATTTCGGGGCTGTCTATTGCGAAAGATCCAATCTCCTTCACTAAaaccacaagcacacacacacacacacattcttgtTATGTCAATGCATACTCTCTAACATACAGCTTTGAAGTCCTCAAAGCTGTCCacacgaagaaaaaaatcaacataaaAGCAAACAATAGTCAACCCCTACTACCACACGCATTTCTACATCACTGCATGAGATCTGCGATGACGTTCCTGTTTCCTTGCTACCTGCCCTTCTTAATACACGAAGGAgctacaaatacacacacacatacctggCTGCCTGTTTCGCTACTTTCGATTGCTTATTATGTTCGGATCACTTTGTACTCCTTTCTTCATTCCGTTCCAAAATTGGTTTGTCGCAGAGTACGGAGTTTTTTCCTCCCTAAACAGCTGTGCTTTTGTTCGCCCGCTTCGTTCCCCCCGCCTTACACGGGCAATGCTTTAGTTCTCGAGGTTTTCGATACCGCGCACGATGTCGTCAATGGCGCTGTCTTCCGTGCCGGAACCGGTCAGGTCGGACAGCTCGTCCAGACACTTCTGCCGCTTGCGCACGTTCCAGTGCAGACATTCGGCGAGCGAGTCGAACCAATCGGCAATCTGATCCTGAGCGCAAATGCTTGGCACCGGGTAGATCGAGGTGGTGACGTGAAGGCTACAatggaaaatagaaaaataaaggaaTTAATGAAACGGGGCGCAACTTGGAGACAGTTTCGTGCAGCGCGCGCTTACCTATCGCCGTGCAGCAGCTCTTGGCGATTTCGACCATCAAACGACACCCAAGAGCTGTTTCTGCTGTCCGGTGAGATTGCAATCtaagcgagagaaagagagagaaagagaataaatcaattagaaaAGGAAATATGTCGACCCAAAAGACACTTTTGTACACACCTTTAGCTCCACACCCGCTGGCAGTACGATGGGCCGGAAGCTGAGCGAATGCGGACAGATCGGCGTCACCAGTATGGCGGGCACTGACGGATGAATCATCGAGGCGCCGGCGGCAGCCGAATAGGCCGTACTGCCGGTCGGCGTCGACACGATCAGCCCGTCGCCCTGCACCGAGGTGATGTGCTTGCCGTCCAGAAACAGGTCGATGTTGCTCAAATAAGACGACAGGCCCCGATCTATGACCACTTCATTTAGCACCTGAAACAGGAcacaaaaaatgaacaaattagtttaattatttatttttcgtttaaaGAACGCCAAAAACGATCGTTCGCTACTTTACACCTACCAGTATGTTCGTCGACGGATCCTGAGACGATTTGAAGGTTGAGATTTCCTGCTCCGTCTTGTCCTTGCGCACGATGATACACCGCAGCCGGCTGCGCAGCGTGAGGGCCGCGTGCCCCTCCAGCACGTTCGTCACCTGCTCCTGGAAGTTGTCGAACTGGAACGGGGTGAGGAAGCCGAGCGACCCGAGATGGAATGCCATGACCGGCGGGACGGACTTCTGGAACAGCAGCGACGCGTACAGCAGCGTCCCGTCGCCCCCGAGACAGATGATGAAATCGATCTTGTCGGTCAGATCGTCCCGCCCGTCCTTGAACGTGATCAGCTTGTCCTGCAGCTTCGTGAAGCGCTTGTCGCCCGTCAGCAGCGCATCGTCGAGGATGGCCGCCTCCACCCACACGACCATGTGCTTCTCGTGGATCAGCCACTCGACCAGCTGCACGAACGGCTGCAGCACCTTCGAGTCGCGCACCTTCTTAATCACCAGCACGGCGAGCGGCGGCTTGTACCAAGTTAACCGCTGGCTCGCTGGGTCCTGAATTTGCCTGCAATCGTTAGAGAGGGAGGGAAGAAACATGTCAGCCAAACAGATAACCTTTGGATAAGGAGGGTTTTATTACTCACATCACCATCGCCGAGTTTTTCATGATCCGACCGCATGGTCCAAATTGTTGAAACGGGGACGGTGCATTCAAACTTCGCGTGCGCCTGAAAAGACAGAAGGTGTGAGATGTTAGacgattgcatactttcaggcggggcgttttgttttggtgatgtgcttatttataaaacaatttaagaaaacaaagaataaaatgtttaaattttaaaacgtCCGTTGCACTTTGTTGCAAATGAAATCAATGATCAGAAAATGATGCACAATCAGATGCTCAAACAGACAAAGAGTTATATGAAACTTAATCTACGTTCCACCCATGCGATGTCTTATCGATCGGTTCGCCAAAGCAACACAGACATACATCAGCCTTGCTCATTTCCTCCTGCTTTACCCGTTACTGTTCACTTCCTTAGTTACTTTGTTACAGGCCGCACACCTAAACGCCGTTCAAGAACACACCAACACGGGCCAGGCGATTGCAGTGTTGATGCATTCATTGAGAACTGTTGGCGCACATAACGAGTTGATATACAAAACATGTCAAGTGTGCAATAATAAACCTCAACAAATCAACGGCAgcaacagaacaaaaacaggCAAGTGATCGCgggcattttttgtttggagcATGACATAATGATTATAAATATGTCTCTTAAACATCATAATCATGCACTGTTGTAATTAATTAATGgacaaaaattcaatttattcgCCAGTAATTGAGTAACGCAAAGTAGAGCGAGAAATTATATCAGCGAAACATTAATTGAActtaattattattgtttgttaCGCTTAtcgttttaaatataaaaaaagcaacccTGACCAGCGACAATCTCCCCGCAGGCGCACAGCTCAACATCCCCCTCGCGGTTTCATCCTTTCCACTGCCAGCAACCTTACGGCTTCCCCCACCGACCCACAAGAGAGTGCACCCACATGGGCAACAGCCACAGCCGAGTCGCGGAGACTGTGCCACCTTCGGAGAGCCGGTGGGGTCATTATTTTACCCCCAATCGAAACGATTAGTGAAATTGTCAGGGCGGACAAGTTTTGCGCCCTCCCTCCGTCTTCCAGTCTCACCCTTTGCTTCgagtgcgttttttttctctttcgccGTCTCTTTTCTCGCAATCTTCTCAGCCGTGCGCGATGATCTCGCGAACGTCTCATCATCAAGCGGGGCTTCTTTTCCAGTGCGATCATTCCGttcacagaaaaaaataaataaaaaggaaacagAACCCATGAGAGACCATCTGGCCACACGGTTGTCCTGCCCTGTCCCAAACGCGTGCCCCTCTGCTCCAGCATTTCTGCGACAGCTCAGATACGTCGTTGAAAGACGGAGCGAAATCATTggagaaaaaacacaacacctcTCAATCACGGTTTCAGCGAGCcccacaaaaaacacaacacctcAAACCGGTGCCCTTCCAgcgagcccccccccccccccccccgcttaACGACTTAACGTCAACGAACGACGACGTTTggcgtgattttttttctccctttccccTTTCGGGCGCTTAGGACACGGTTCTCCAGTGTGCGCACACTTTTGCGTCATAGCCTTGTAACACCCAGCGTTCAGAAGGCAAATTCCACCACGCTCAGAACGCTTGACGTAATAGCTCTACACGGCTCAACAATCCACTTGCCACCTTGCCTGATGCCTTCGATCGCAGAAAAATGTCCAAAAAAGGCATCCTCTCACAGCACTCGGAGAGGAGCTCGGAGAAGGCAGCGTGAAGCATCCTTGAACGCTCCTCCATCTCTGTGCCGCGTTCTCGTTCACAGGACCAAACTGACCTCTTCGGGCGCCACAGGAGCAGCTGATCTTCATCCGCTGGAATATCGTCCTCGGCCGACGGGGAGTAGCCACCGCCCGCACCATTACTCTGGTGGTGGCGAtggttgttttgctgctgctgctgctgctgctgatgaccGCTACTACCAAACATATGGTGAAGGTGATTGTGGTGAttctgatgatggtgatgatgcgcCGACGGGTGATGATTGAACCGCACCAGATCGGCCATAAAATCATCGTTTTCGTGCATTTCGGCCATCGTTTGTTCTGGGTTAGCAAAAGGgcctttttttgctattgcaCTGCAGCAGCACTACCGCACGCCGTGAATAGATGACCAACTATAACTAGTATTTCACAATTCTTGTTGCGAGATACACCTCGAATTGCCACTGTAATGGACCGTAAAACGTAACAAACACCTTAAAAGAACAGACACCCAAAAAATCCTATCGCACCGAATCGAAACTCTAAgtgaaacactcacacacacacacactaacacaccctccctgcctgcctgcctgctatGCACTAAGAAGCGAAcgccacatgcacacacacggccTCTGCTGGACACACCACAACTCGCGTGTCTCCTCGCGCGACTACTGACGCACGATCGCACATGCGCACGGTCGGATACCGAGCGATCGCGCGCGGATCGAAGGATCAAACCCAGCCCGAGACCGAAGTAATCAGTACACACggtcacaccaacacacagagATATGGGCTGCACGATCGCGTGcccacacaaacgcacagacACAGTGTGATCGTGCGGCCCTGCGATGATGCTGCGGTTGCCTTTCCAGGTGTCAGGTGTGCGATACTAAGTTGTTTGTTAGATTTTTGCCATCTCATCCGATCCGCTGTGTCACAAAttggtaaaaataaaatcttttttcgaacaaaaaaagacactCAAACGATTTATCACCAATACAAATGAAGGGCTCGTTATGTTCGAATAGACTTTAAAGCCCTAAATGTCCATAACCGTTAAAGTGAGCTGTGTAAAATAAGTCGTGggtgtttctctctctctcttccaacACACAGTGCCAGACAGTGCGTCGAGCGGTCTGGGAAGCACCGGGGCCCCTAACGGAGGGCAGGCGCAGAAGAAGCAGGTTAAATTGACGGTAAACGTGTATCTGTGTGTCTGCGCGTGTTCGGCGTCCGCCCGACCGGATCGATCGGACATAATTTAATCGTCCCCCTCCCTCTCAGCCTGGGGACACCACTTCACAAGATCGCACTGTCAGGGACGACCGGACACCGAAAAGATGCTGTAGTGCCCCTCAAACCGGCGCCGACTACAGGGTGGTTCTATCAAAGCGGGTGAAACTAATAAAATAATGGCACAAAGATATATCAATAAGACCATCAATTTAAGCTAAACACAGtaaaaagggaaataaaaatacattgtaacaataatgtaataatataaaaataatgcttcaTATTACTTTCCCTGTACTTTGTGTACACATTGAAAAGGCAACCGAAACATTAAACTTGTCGTAGTGGCGCGTCCAACCGAACGGATTGAGGCCGAACCTctgcgcgcgcacacacacacacacacacgaaccacTGGGAGGGAGACAgactttccctttttttgcttgcttttcgTTGCGCACCTTTTTGCGCACAAGAAGTTCACGCTGGTTGGGCAGCCACCTTGAAATACAGGCTGACAAGAACGAGCGAGGCTTCTCGTCGATAAACACAATTCCCTTTCCCCTTATTTTAACATGCAATAatacttcacacacacacacacctgacaCCAGAGTTTGTCGAGCCATGCACTTAATTAATAAATCCTCACGATTCGTGCAGTGAGAAATTGTCATGCAAATGCATATACAATTAGTACTTTTTCAACTAATAATTAACTAGCTGTGTCCATCACTCATTCcagagcacacaaacacacaatccaTCACAGTTCGATTAAAAACAAGACAatttagacaaaaaaaacgaatgcaCACAAACTGATGAATGTGTCAAGTCATGCCCGACACTTGCAGCAACGATGACTTCAGAATTAGTAGACGTACAACGGTTACTGGCACTATTAACTCTACCTCTCTACACGCTGACCAAACAGAACTATCGCAAATGTACTGCTGGGCACAACTATTTGTACTTTTAAAACATTCAGCTATTCCCAAAGACAATACATAAGATAGAAGATAAGATTTCGCACTGATAACTTTATGCGAAAACTGTCTGTTCATTGTCTGGCTAGTAGATCACTTTTCAGAAACAGGTTTGCAAATAGGGAATCCCGGAAATTCCAACATCTACGCGAGATCTTTTCTATCGCTGACTCATCGAGCGATCAAAACTGAATTCAAAATTCTGATTATTCCCAAAACTATAGAAAATCCACTTCACTTGCCTGATCCCAAAACATTCCCCAAAGCGAACGCACTCACCTCAATGGGGTAGTAAAAGCCACTTAAACAGAGTACAACATGCCGTCACAACCTTATCGGTACGATAAACCGTTCGCAACTAAGCCCCGCCGTTCGGGGCGGACGTCACAACGGGTGCACATTGGCGCCAACCCCAGAGTGTCCATCCATGTCATTATCGTCGTTTCGCTTCTTTGTTTCAAGCTTCCAGAAGTTCCCGGTGACATCTAGTCCAAAGGAACCTTCCCACCACCACAGCTGCTGggtaaaaaagcaaacatacGGCCGACACGTCCGGGAGCTTCCGAACCCTTTCGTTACCGACCCTTGCCTGAACTGGAATTAATCTATTTGCAAGCGGGGGGGTTATTCGGGGCAAATGTGTGATCCAATCGCATCAACAACGATTCGATTGAAGTTGATTATTGGCGTTGATAAGGTTGACCCGGCATGACTTCCTGCAGAAGGTGGCCAAAACATCAAGATATCGCTATGGATCAGTTTTGTACAGCGATCTTCCTTTGTTTCCTGATCTAAACAAACCTCCCACCTCAACCTCAACAACAACCTTTTCAACGGGGCGTATAAGTAAGGGCTAAGCTGTGTGTTTTCTGCGCAACTCCACTTACGGCCATGTGCCGGACCTTCTTCGGCGTGTGTCGGACGAGAAGTAGCCGTCGTCGTGCAGATGATCGTCATCGCTCCATTCCACGTGTTTGCCTCCTCCACCACTGCTTGCGTGATGATGCGGCTGCTGGTGATGAAGATGATAGTTGGATGCAgtcgagctgctgctggacatGCTGTTACTACTTCTAATCCTAGGACGTATCACATGACCGCTAAAGttgtattgctgctgctgctgctgctgatggtacGGTCGTTCCATCGAAGCCTTGGCGACCGATCTGCCCAAGGTAGGTCCGATCGGTTCTAGTAGACACCGCTCCGCCACGTTATTGTTCACTATATCACTAGCACTTGGGTGCTTCGCACCGTTCACAGTGccgttgctactgctgctgcctgtaGTGGTCGCGGTTGGGACCTTAACGGCCGTAAGCTTTGCCGCTTCGCGATCACCAAACATTGTTAATGACGTGCTCGACGATGACGCGGATGACGACACTGCTGGTAACGATCGCTGATAATCCCGGCCCGATTCCGCTCCGTGCGTCCACAGCGCCGACAGCCGATACTGTACGCGCTCCTCGAGGCGTGACTGGTGTAGCGTTGCGAGATCTAC
This genomic interval from Anopheles merus strain MAF chromosome 3L, AmerM5.1, whole genome shotgun sequence contains the following:
- the LOC121600686 gene encoding NAD kinase-like isoform X2; its protein translation is MAEMHENDDFMADLVRFNHHPSAHHHHHQNHHNHLHHMFGSSGHQQQQQQQQNNHRHHQSNGAGGGYSPSAEDDIPADEDQLLLWRPKRRTRSLNAPSPFQQFGPCGRIMKNSAMVMQIQDPASQRLTWYKPPLAVLVIKKVRDSKVLQPFVQLVEWLIHEKHMVVWVEAAILDDALLTGDKRFTKLQDKLITFKDGRDDLTDKIDFIICLGGDGTLLYASLLFQKSVPPVMAFHLGSLGFLTPFQFDNFQEQVTNVLEGHAALTLRSRLRCIIVRKDKTEQEISTFKSSQDPSTNILVLNEVVIDRGLSSYLSNIDLFLDGKHITSVQGDGLIVSTPTGSTAYSAAAGASMIHPSVPAILVTPICPHSLSFRPIVLPAGVELKIAISPDSRNSSWVSFDGRNRQELLHGDSLHVTTSIYPVPSICAQDQIADWFDSLAECLHWNVRKRQKCLDELSDLTGSGTEDSAIDDIVRGIENLEN
- the LOC121600686 gene encoding NAD kinase-like isoform X3; its protein translation is MREEDLILARAIVAQQQQQDVSPGASPAPLRRTLVTNLQDKTKQFRRTRSLNAPSPFQQFGPCGRIMKNSAMVMQIQDPASQRLTWYKPPLAVLVIKKVRDSKVLQPFVQLVEWLIHEKHMVVWVEAAILDDALLTGDKRFTKLQDKLITFKDGRDDLTDKIDFIICLGGDGTLLYASLLFQKSVPPVMAFHLGSLGFLTPFQFDNFQEQVTNVLEGHAALTLRSRLRCIIVRKDKTEQEISTFKSSQDPSTNILVLNEVVIDRGLSSYLSNIDLFLDGKHITSVQGDGLIVSTPTGSTAYSAAAGASMIHPSVPAILVTPICPHSLSFRPIVLPAGVELKIAISPDSRNSSWVSFDGRNRQELLHGDSLHVTTSIYPVPSICAQDQIADWFDSLAECLHWNVRKRQKCLDELSDLTGSGTEDSAIDDIVRGIENLEN
- the LOC121600686 gene encoding NAD kinase-like isoform X4, which codes for MNGNGLCTTPEESAETREALHEWRTRSLNAPSPFQQFGPCGRIMKNSAMVMQIQDPASQRLTWYKPPLAVLVIKKVRDSKVLQPFVQLVEWLIHEKHMVVWVEAAILDDALLTGDKRFTKLQDKLITFKDGRDDLTDKIDFIICLGGDGTLLYASLLFQKSVPPVMAFHLGSLGFLTPFQFDNFQEQVTNVLEGHAALTLRSRLRCIIVRKDKTEQEISTFKSSQDPSTNILVLNEVVIDRGLSSYLSNIDLFLDGKHITSVQGDGLIVSTPTGSTAYSAAAGASMIHPSVPAILVTPICPHSLSFRPIVLPAGVELKIAISPDSRNSSWVSFDGRNRQELLHGDSLHVTTSIYPVPSICAQDQIADWFDSLAECLHWNVRKRQKCLDELSDLTGSGTEDSAIDDIVRGIENLEN
- the LOC121600686 gene encoding NAD kinase-like isoform X5; protein product: MKNSAMVMQIQDPASQRLTWYKPPLAVLVIKKVRDSKVLQPFVQLVEWLIHEKHMVVWVEAAILDDALLTGDKRFTKLQDKLITFKDGRDDLTDKIDFIICLGGDGTLLYASLLFQKSVPPVMAFHLGSLGFLTPFQFDNFQEQVTNVLEGHAALTLRSRLRCIIVRKDKTEQEISTFKSSQDPSTNILVLNEVVIDRGLSSYLSNIDLFLDGKHITSVQGDGLIVSTPTGSTAYSAAAGASMIHPSVPAILVTPICPHSLSFRPIVLPAGVELKIAISPDSRNSSWVSFDGRNRQELLHGDSLHVTTSIYPVPSICAQDQIADWFDSLAECLHWNVRKRQKCLDELSDLTGSGTEDSAIDDIVRGIENLEN
- the LOC121600686 gene encoding NAD kinase-like isoform X1, producing MAYLSDVDLATLHQSRLEERVQYRLSALWTHGAESGRDYQRSLPAVSSSASSSSTSLTMFGDREAAKLTAVKVPTATTTGSSSSNGTVNGAKHPSASDIVNNNVAERCLLEPIGPTLGRSVAKASMERPYHQQQQQQQYNFSGHVIRPRIRSSNSMSSSSSTASNYHLHHQQPHHHASSGGGGKHVEWSDDDHLHDDGYFSSDTRRRRSGTWPRTRSLNAPSPFQQFGPCGRIMKNSAMVMQIQDPASQRLTWYKPPLAVLVIKKVRDSKVLQPFVQLVEWLIHEKHMVVWVEAAILDDALLTGDKRFTKLQDKLITFKDGRDDLTDKIDFIICLGGDGTLLYASLLFQKSVPPVMAFHLGSLGFLTPFQFDNFQEQVTNVLEGHAALTLRSRLRCIIVRKDKTEQEISTFKSSQDPSTNILVLNEVVIDRGLSSYLSNIDLFLDGKHITSVQGDGLIVSTPTGSTAYSAAAGASMIHPSVPAILVTPICPHSLSFRPIVLPAGVELKIAISPDSRNSSWVSFDGRNRQELLHGDSLHVTTSIYPVPSICAQDQIADWFDSLAECLHWNVRKRQKCLDELSDLTGSGTEDSAIDDIVRGIENLEN